The sequence TGTAGCCCAATCCGCAGCTCGTGGATGCCGTCTCCGAGATAGTCTGCCTCGGGGCGGCGGAGTTCGTGCCCCAGTTCTTGGAGTCTCTCGATCTTAACTTGGCACTTATCCTGAGCTTTGGGCGACAGGGTGTCCAACCATTCGAGCGCCGGCACCGTACCGTCATCTTCCCGATAGAACACTACACGAGTTGAGGACACCGAATCGCTCTCTTGCTAGGCGCGTCACATGTTCGCATTATTGCGAATGGCTGTCAAGTGGACACTTCGAGTCATGCGAGCGTCCACCGGATCGAAAACAGCGTCGTCTGCGAGACGCGTTGCTGCAACTTGCCCTCAATCTCGGCAATGAGCCGCTCCCGGCGATGATCTATTTCGTCCTGGGCGTCGAAGAGTGCGCGGCGTTTCGCATTGCGCTGAGATTCTAAGGCCTTGACCTACTTTTGGCCGGCCAGTTTCTCCAGGCTGTCAGATGGGCAGCACTTGGTCAGCTCATGCGCGAAGTGCTTGGCCTGGTAATCCGTAAGGTTCATCGAGTGACCCAGCCATGTATATGCCGATGCGGGAGTTTAGGTGGAGCAAGAGTACCACTTCTTGCTTCTCGTTGCATCTAAAGGAGGACTGAATCACCGAGGACAGAAGTGAAAGACCCGACGAGGCTGAAATCGTCAGACTGAGACAGCCGGGTGTGGGTGGGGGCTGAGGAGGGAATTACGTTGCCTGGAGCGAGGAGCGGGC comes from Candidatus Methylomirabilis limnetica and encodes:
- a CDS encoding type II toxin-antitoxin system RelE/ParE family toxin: MSSTRVVFYREDDGTVPALEWLDTLSPKAQDKCQVKIERLQELGHELRRPEADYLGDGIHELRIGLQGVNYRILYFFHGKVAAVLAHGLLKERVVPTRDFNEALRRKHKFERAPEQHTYQEV